A single genomic interval of Musa acuminata AAA Group cultivar baxijiao chromosome BXJ3-4, Cavendish_Baxijiao_AAA, whole genome shotgun sequence harbors:
- the LOC135636798 gene encoding protein translation factor SUI1 homolog 2-like, which translates to MSDLDAQIPTAFDPFADANADDSDAGTKEYVHIRIQQRNGRKSLTTVQGLKKEFSYNKILKDLKKEFCCNGTVVQDPELGQVIQLQGDQRKNVSNFLVQAGIVKKENIKIHGF; encoded by the exons ATGTCTGATCTCGACGCCCAGATCCCAACTGCTTTTG ATCCTTTTGCTGATGCGAATGCTGACGACTCTGATGCTGGAACAAAGGAGTATGTGCATATTCGTATACAGCAACGGAACGGCCGGAAGAGTCTGACCACAGTGCAAGGattgaagaaagagttcagctacAACAAGATCTTGAAGGATCTGAAGAAGGAATTCTGCTGTAATGGTACTGTGGTCCAGGACCCCGAGTTGGGCCAG gtCATTCAACTTCAAGGCGACCAGCGGAAGAACGTTTCCAATTTCTTAGTTCAG GCAGGGATTGTGAAGAAAGAAAACATTAAAATTCATGGTTTCTAA